A portion of the Micromonospora vinacea genome contains these proteins:
- a CDS encoding ABC transporter substrate-binding protein, with protein MAHTTTSRRTRGRLLRAQAILAAAAATALLSACGGVEVRDGGDGATKDASGPLKLAVVPKAVGADYWNTVKAGAECAAQRAGDVTVQWDGVTTETDVEGQVNLIQNFVTKKVDGIVYAATDSSALAPATDKALSANIPVAMIDSGTDPQPSAVPLFATDNRASATEAAKLLATELGPGNHEVALVEFQPGSQTNTERVDGFKAGLAQYPNLKLVGQQPSRSDVNEARRVTENILTANPKLAGVFAANEPSVLGAAQAIQAAGKSGKVVIIGWDAAPDEIAGVRNGQISALVVQNPFKMGYFGVDKMVKHLRDKAPLASADTGVTFVTKENIDSAEIKAVLEPSCANPPVQ; from the coding sequence ATGGCACACACCACCACCAGCCGGCGGACGCGAGGACGACTCCTGCGCGCGCAGGCGATCCTGGCCGCGGCCGCGGCGACCGCTCTGCTCAGCGCCTGCGGCGGGGTCGAGGTCCGAGACGGCGGCGACGGCGCGACCAAGGACGCGAGCGGCCCGCTGAAGCTCGCCGTCGTACCCAAGGCGGTCGGGGCCGACTACTGGAACACCGTCAAGGCGGGCGCGGAGTGCGCCGCGCAGCGCGCGGGGGACGTCACCGTCCAGTGGGACGGGGTGACCACCGAGACCGACGTCGAGGGCCAGGTCAACCTGATCCAAAACTTCGTCACCAAGAAGGTCGACGGCATCGTCTACGCGGCGACCGACTCCAGCGCGCTGGCACCCGCCACCGACAAGGCGCTCAGCGCCAACATCCCGGTCGCCATGATCGACTCTGGCACCGACCCGCAGCCGTCTGCGGTGCCCCTCTTCGCCACCGACAACCGTGCGTCGGCAACCGAGGCGGCGAAGCTGCTCGCCACCGAACTCGGCCCCGGCAACCACGAGGTGGCACTCGTCGAGTTCCAGCCCGGATCGCAGACCAACACCGAGCGGGTCGACGGCTTCAAGGCCGGCCTCGCCCAGTACCCCAACCTGAAGCTGGTCGGCCAGCAGCCGAGCCGCAGTGACGTCAACGAGGCCCGCCGCGTCACCGAGAACATCCTCACCGCCAACCCCAAGCTCGCCGGCGTCTTCGCGGCCAACGAGCCGAGCGTGCTCGGCGCGGCGCAGGCCATCCAGGCGGCCGGCAAGTCCGGCAAGGTGGTCATCATCGGCTGGGACGCCGCCCCGGACGAGATCGCCGGGGTGCGCAACGGCCAGATCTCCGCGCTGGTCGTGCAGAACCCGTTCAAGATGGGCTACTTCGGCGTCGACAAGATGGTCAAGCACCTCCGGGACAAGGCTCCGCTGGCATCGGCCGACACCGGCGTCACGTTCGTCACCAAGGAGAACATCGACTCGGCGGAGATCAAGGCGGTGCTCGAGCCCAGCTGCGCCAACCCACCGGTGCAGTGA
- a CDS encoding ATP-binding cassette domain-containing protein, with product MGGIPTATADSDQQPTETEPPVLEARGIVKRFGHVEALRGADFTVRRGEVVALIGDNGAGKSTLIKTLSGVHPPDEGEIRVGGRPVQFSTPVDARQAGVETVYQDLAVADDLSVAANLYLGREILRSGPLGRLGLLDKRAMRHGAAAALDELGVRIPRVTTPIAMLSGGQRQCVAVARAIIWATNVVILDEPTAALGVVQTGRVLDVVRRARDAGMSVVLVSHNMPQVLEIADRVEVLRLGRRAAQLRADEVTTDDLVAAMTGSTSADRDER from the coding sequence ATGGGCGGCATTCCCACGGCCACCGCCGACAGCGATCAGCAACCCACCGAGACGGAACCGCCGGTCCTCGAAGCCCGCGGCATCGTCAAGCGGTTCGGGCACGTCGAGGCGTTGCGTGGTGCCGACTTCACGGTCCGCCGCGGCGAGGTCGTCGCGCTGATCGGCGACAACGGCGCCGGCAAGAGCACCCTGATCAAGACTCTGTCCGGTGTGCATCCGCCGGACGAGGGCGAGATCCGGGTCGGCGGCCGTCCGGTCCAGTTCTCCACCCCGGTCGATGCCCGACAGGCCGGGGTGGAGACCGTCTACCAGGACCTCGCCGTCGCCGACGACCTCAGCGTGGCCGCCAACCTCTATCTCGGCCGGGAGATCCTGCGCTCCGGACCACTCGGCCGGCTCGGACTGTTGGACAAGCGCGCCATGCGCCACGGCGCCGCCGCCGCCCTCGACGAACTGGGCGTACGGATCCCCCGGGTCACCACGCCGATCGCGATGCTCTCCGGCGGGCAACGACAGTGCGTCGCGGTGGCCCGCGCCATCATCTGGGCGACAAACGTGGTCATCCTCGACGAGCCCACCGCGGCGCTGGGCGTCGTCCAGACCGGGCGGGTGCTCGACGTCGTGCGGCGTGCCCGTGACGCCGGCATGTCGGTGGTACTGGTGAGCCACAACATGCCGCAGGTGCTCGAGATCGCCGACCGGGTCGAGGTGCTGCGCCTCGGTCGACGAGCAGCCCAACTCCGTGCCGACGAGGTCACCACCGACGACCTGGTCGCGGCGATGACCGGCAGCACCAGCGCGGATCGGGACGAGCGGTGA
- a CDS encoding aldo/keto reductase: MTSVVQRGARDPARRATANADRSPLRLSPLGFGASQGGNLYRATSDEQFAAAVDTAWAGGIRYFDTAPHYGLGLSERRLGAALRSRPRGEYVVSTKVGRLLVPSPETAHQRDPEGFDVPADHRRVWDFSRDGVRRSLEASLRRTGLDRIDVVYLHDPDEHWEQAAYEAIPALVELREQGVIGAVGAGMNQSAMLARFVAETDVDVVMCAGRYTLLEQGALTDLLPVAQARRVGVVIAGVYNSGLLARDVPTTDAVYDYRQAPAEVIDQARRIARVCQTYGVTLPQAALAFVRRHPAVVSTVVGIRDEAQATETLRRSDVDVPDQLWAALYDEGLLDVQS, encoded by the coding sequence GTGACGTCGGTCGTCCAGCGGGGCGCCCGCGATCCCGCCCGTCGGGCGACCGCGAACGCCGACCGGTCGCCGCTGCGGCTGAGCCCACTGGGCTTCGGTGCCTCGCAGGGCGGCAATCTCTACCGGGCGACGTCCGACGAGCAGTTCGCCGCCGCTGTGGACACCGCGTGGGCAGGTGGCATCCGATACTTCGACACGGCACCGCACTACGGGCTGGGCCTGTCCGAACGACGGCTGGGCGCGGCCCTACGCTCCCGCCCACGCGGCGAGTACGTGGTCTCGACGAAGGTCGGCCGGCTGCTCGTGCCGTCGCCGGAGACGGCGCACCAGCGTGACCCGGAGGGGTTCGACGTTCCCGCCGACCATCGCCGGGTCTGGGACTTCAGCCGCGACGGCGTACGCCGTTCGCTGGAGGCGAGCCTTCGGCGCACCGGCCTGGACCGGATCGACGTGGTGTATCTGCACGACCCGGACGAGCACTGGGAGCAGGCCGCGTACGAGGCGATCCCGGCGTTGGTGGAGCTGCGGGAGCAGGGCGTGATCGGCGCCGTCGGCGCGGGGATGAACCAGTCGGCGATGCTGGCCCGCTTCGTGGCGGAGACCGACGTGGACGTGGTGATGTGCGCCGGCCGGTACACCCTGCTGGAGCAGGGCGCGTTGACCGACCTGCTGCCCGTCGCGCAGGCCCGCCGCGTCGGCGTGGTGATCGCCGGGGTCTACAACTCCGGGCTGCTGGCCCGGGACGTGCCGACGACCGACGCCGTCTACGACTACCGGCAGGCGCCGGCCGAGGTGATCGACCAGGCCCGCCGGATAGCGCGGGTCTGTCAGACGTACGGCGTCACGCTGCCCCAGGCGGCGTTGGCGTTCGTCCGTCGTCACCCGGCCGTGGTCTCGACGGTGGTCGGCATACGGGACGAGGCCCAGGCGACCGAGACCCTGCGCCGATCCGACGTCGACGTCCCGGATCAGCTCTGGGCGGCGTTGTACGACGAAGGGCTGCTCGACGTGCAGTCGTGA
- a CDS encoding FadR/GntR family transcriptional regulator — MSRTDEVVNGIKRMILEGQFRPGDRLPIEKDLAEQLGVSRGSLREGMSALSILGIVNIRQGDGTYVTNLDAPQLLAPMGFVVDFQGQGDPRHIHTVRRLLECEAACLAATRITDEALAQAGDLLDEAARLIGQSPPDHERIMEIDIAFHRIIAVHAENPVLVGLIEAFAGRTIRGRLWRSLHEEGADLRTHDEHVAILKALVARDPERARTRMANHLIGVEESLQGLPDDADASIETTRS, encoded by the coding sequence ATGTCTCGCACTGACGAAGTGGTCAACGGCATCAAGCGGATGATCCTCGAAGGGCAGTTCAGGCCCGGTGACCGGTTGCCCATCGAGAAGGACCTCGCCGAGCAGCTCGGTGTCTCGCGGGGCTCGCTGCGCGAGGGGATGTCGGCGCTGTCGATCCTCGGCATCGTCAACATCCGCCAGGGCGACGGCACCTACGTCACCAACCTCGACGCGCCACAACTGCTGGCCCCGATGGGTTTCGTGGTCGACTTCCAGGGTCAGGGCGACCCCCGGCACATCCACACCGTTCGCCGGCTGCTGGAGTGCGAGGCCGCCTGCCTGGCGGCGACCAGGATCACCGACGAGGCGCTGGCCCAGGCGGGTGACCTGCTCGACGAGGCGGCCCGGCTGATCGGCCAGTCGCCGCCGGACCACGAGCGGATCATGGAGATCGACATCGCCTTTCACCGGATCATCGCGGTGCACGCCGAGAATCCGGTGCTCGTCGGCCTGATCGAAGCGTTCGCCGGGCGCACCATCCGCGGGCGGCTCTGGCGGAGTCTGCACGAGGAGGGGGCGGACCTGCGGACCCATGACGAACACGTGGCGATCCTGAAGGCGCTGGTGGCACGCGACCCGGAGCGGGCGCGTACCCGGATGGCCAACCACCTGATCGGCGTGGAGGAGTCGTTGCAGGGGTTGCCCGACGACGCCGACGCGAGCATCGAGACGACCCGGTCCTGA
- the tnpB gene encoding IS607 family element RNA-guided endonuclease TnpB produces the protein MKTIQAYRFALDLTPGQERAVNAHVGAARVAHNWALARVRAVMDQRAAERSYGVPDELLTPSLPWSLAGLRKAWNAAKADAAPWWGEVSKEAFNTGLDALARGLKSWADSRSGGRAGRRVGFPRFKSRRHGTPSVRFTTGAIRVEPDRRHVVLPRLGRLKLHESARKLARRVEGGTARIMSATVRRDGGRWHVSFTVAVQRTERQPAQPASVVGVDLGITHLAVLSTGERVDNPRHLVASQARLRALGRVLSRKSGPDRSTGCRPSNRWRRASDRLGRAHARVANLRRDGLHKLTTRLAREHGSIVVEDLNVVGMLRNRRLARHIADAGFAEIRRQLAYKTRWNGGRLLVADRWYPSSKTCSGCGAVKAKLALHEREYDCEACGLVIDRDRNAALNLAALAAEFTTAGSGSVAARGANQKTLARGQVAVKREPGTASAGKTGTVPTARRSDQSCAH, from the coding sequence GTGAAGACGATCCAGGCGTACCGGTTTGCCCTCGACCTGACTCCGGGTCAGGAACGCGCCGTGAATGCGCACGTCGGGGCTGCGCGGGTGGCGCACAACTGGGCGCTCGCCCGGGTCAGGGCGGTCATGGACCAGCGCGCGGCGGAGCGCTCGTATGGGGTGCCGGATGAGTTGCTGACGCCGTCGTTGCCGTGGTCGCTCGCCGGGCTGCGCAAGGCGTGGAACGCTGCGAAGGCTGATGCGGCGCCATGGTGGGGTGAGGTGTCGAAAGAGGCGTTCAACACCGGCCTGGACGCTCTCGCCCGCGGCCTGAAGAGCTGGGCTGACTCCCGCAGCGGCGGGCGGGCCGGCAGGCGGGTTGGTTTCCCCCGCTTCAAGTCCCGCCGCCATGGCACACCGTCGGTGCGGTTCACCACCGGCGCGATCCGGGTCGAGCCCGACCGTAGGCACGTGGTGCTGCCGAGGCTGGGTCGGTTGAAGCTGCACGAATCCGCCCGTAAGCTCGCCCGCCGTGTCGAGGGCGGAACCGCGCGGATCATGTCCGCGACCGTGCGCCGCGACGGCGGACGGTGGCATGTCTCGTTCACCGTCGCGGTGCAGCGGACTGAACGGCAACCAGCCCAGCCCGCTTCGGTGGTGGGTGTGGATCTCGGGATCACCCATCTTGCGGTGCTTTCCACCGGTGAGCGGGTCGACAACCCGCGCCACCTCGTCGCCTCGCAGGCCCGGCTGCGGGCGTTGGGTCGGGTGTTGTCGCGGAAGTCCGGCCCCGACCGGAGCACCGGCTGTCGCCCGTCGAACCGTTGGCGACGCGCTTCGGACCGGCTTGGTCGTGCGCATGCGCGAGTCGCGAACCTGCGCCGCGACGGGCTGCACAAGCTCACCACGAGGCTGGCACGCGAACACGGCAGCATCGTTGTCGAAGATCTGAACGTCGTGGGCATGCTGCGCAACCGGCGGCTGGCCCGGCACATTGCTGATGCCGGGTTCGCCGAGATCCGCCGTCAGTTGGCATACAAGACCAGGTGGAACGGCGGCCGGTTGCTCGTGGCCGACCGCTGGTATCCGTCCTCGAAAACCTGCTCGGGTTGCGGCGCGGTGAAAGCCAAGCTCGCCCTGCACGAGCGTGAGTACGACTGTGAGGCGTGCGGATTGGTCATCGACCGTGACCGCAACGCCGCACTCAACCTGGCCGCCCTGGCGGCTGAGTTCACCACCGCCGGGAGTGGCTCGGTGGCAGCACGTGGAGCCAACCAGAAGACCCTCGCACGAGGGCAGGTGGCTGTGAAGCGTGAACCCGGCACGGCATCCGCCGGCAAGACCGGGACCGTCCCCACCGCAAGGCGGAGCGACCAATCATGCGCTCACTAA
- a CDS encoding enolase C-terminal domain-like protein — translation MPQITAVTVEDVRFPTSLTADGSDAMNKDGDYSAAYVVLHTDGVDGVGAPLAGHGLTFTIGRGNDIVAAAAVHQAQLLVGLDVATMAADMGAVYRLLTSDSQLRWLGPEKGVVHLSLAAVLNASWDLVARLADKPLWRLLVDMSPEQLVDIADLRYLSDALTRDEALAILRAKEGTKAARLAELDRTGYPAYTTSAGWLGYGDDKLRRLCQEAVDTGYGYVKLKVGANLDDDIRRCSIAREILGPDRHLMIDANQVWDVGQAIDWVTALAQFTPLWIEEPTSPDDILGHAAVRRAVAPIGVATGEHCHNRVMFKQLFQAEAIDFCQLDTGRLASINEIVAVLLLAAKFDVPVCPHAGGVGLCEMVQHVSVLDYVAISGDLTDRVTEFVDHLHEHFTDPCIIRDTGSGSGYVLPSQPGYSTRMRQESVALYRFPDGHYWAATDPTTVSSPEAAYVIAGGKATPAGR, via the coding sequence ATGCCGCAGATCACTGCCGTCACCGTCGAAGACGTCCGCTTCCCCACCTCCCTGACCGCTGACGGGTCAGACGCCATGAACAAGGACGGCGACTACTCGGCGGCCTACGTCGTCCTGCACACCGACGGCGTCGACGGGGTGGGCGCGCCGCTCGCGGGGCACGGCCTGACCTTCACCATCGGCCGAGGCAACGACATCGTCGCGGCGGCGGCTGTCCACCAGGCGCAGCTCCTCGTGGGCCTGGACGTGGCGACGATGGCAGCGGACATGGGCGCGGTCTACCGCCTCCTCACCTCCGACTCGCAGCTGCGGTGGCTCGGTCCGGAGAAGGGCGTCGTCCACCTGTCCCTGGCGGCCGTGCTGAACGCCTCGTGGGACCTGGTCGCCCGGCTCGCCGACAAGCCGCTGTGGCGGCTGCTCGTCGACATGTCCCCCGAGCAACTCGTCGACATCGCGGACCTGCGCTACCTGTCCGACGCGCTGACCCGCGACGAGGCCCTGGCCATCCTGCGGGCCAAGGAGGGCACGAAGGCCGCCCGCCTCGCCGAGCTCGACAGGACCGGCTACCCCGCCTACACCACATCGGCGGGCTGGCTCGGCTACGGCGACGACAAACTGCGCCGACTGTGCCAGGAGGCGGTGGACACCGGCTACGGCTACGTCAAGCTCAAGGTGGGCGCCAACCTCGACGACGACATCCGCCGGTGCTCGATCGCGCGGGAGATCCTCGGGCCGGATCGCCACCTCATGATCGACGCCAACCAGGTGTGGGACGTCGGCCAGGCCATCGACTGGGTCACCGCCCTCGCCCAGTTCACACCACTGTGGATCGAGGAGCCGACCAGCCCCGACGACATCCTGGGCCACGCGGCCGTCCGCCGCGCCGTCGCTCCGATCGGCGTCGCCACCGGCGAGCACTGCCACAACCGGGTGATGTTCAAGCAGCTGTTCCAAGCCGAGGCCATCGACTTCTGCCAACTGGACACCGGCCGGTTGGCCAGCATCAACGAGATCGTCGCCGTGCTGCTGCTCGCCGCGAAGTTCGACGTGCCGGTGTGCCCACACGCCGGCGGCGTGGGGCTGTGCGAGATGGTCCAACACGTGTCGGTGCTCGACTACGTCGCGATCTCGGGGGACCTCACCGACCGGGTCACCGAGTTCGTCGACCACCTGCACGAGCACTTCACCGATCCGTGCATCATCCGGGACACCGGCTCCGGCAGCGGATACGTCCTGCCCAGCCAGCCCGGCTACTCCACCCGGATGCGTCAGGAGTCGGTCGCGCTCTACCGCTTTCCCGACGGCCACTACTGGGCGGCGACAGACCCGACTACCGTGTCATCTCCGGAGGCGGCGTACGTGATCGCGGGTGGGAAGGCCACCCCCGCCGGCCGCTAG
- a CDS encoding ribonucleoside-diphosphate reductase subunit alpha — protein sequence MQVRKRDGGTEPVDVNRIVRAVERWADDLTDVDPMRVATRTISGLYDGATTAELDRLSIQTAAEMIGEEPQYSRLAARLLAGYVDKEVRRQGITSFSAAIRVGHVEGLIGDDTAAFVAAHAATLDHAIDPDGDRRFEYFGLRTVYDRYLLRHPTSRLVLETPQYWLLRVACGLSRTADEAVGFYRLMSSLAYLPSSPTLFNSGTRHTQMSSCYLVDSPLDELDSIYQRYAQVANLSKFAGGIGIAYSRVRSRGALIRGTNGQSNGIVPWLRTLDASVAAVNQGGRRKGAACVYLEPWHPDIEEFLQLRDNTGEDARRTHNLNLANWIPDEFMRRVEADELWSLFDPHEVPELPDLWGERFDAAYRQAEAQGRYVRQVPARELYGKMMRTLAQTGNGWMTFKDAANRLCNQTAEPGNVVHLSNLCTEIVEVSSDAETAVCNLGSVNLAAHLTDGGIDWERLRATVRTAVTFLDRVIDINYYPTAQAAASNPRWRPVGLGLMGLQDVFFALRLPFDSPAARELSTLISEELYLTALETSADLARDFGAHPAYPQTRAARGQLQPDLWGVEGTQTARWDALRERVEAYGLRNSLLVAVAPTATIASIAGCYECIEPQVSNLFKRETLSGEFLQVNTALVRELKARGLWTERIRSAIKRAEGSVQDIAELPAGVRELFRTAWELPQRALIDLAAARAPFIDQSQSLNLFLAAPTIGKLSSMYLYAWKAGLKTTYYLRSRPATRIQQATVSAVAPVAVDAEALACSLENPESCEACQ from the coding sequence ATGCAGGTCCGCAAGCGCGACGGCGGCACCGAACCCGTGGACGTGAACAGGATCGTCCGAGCGGTCGAGCGGTGGGCCGACGACCTGACCGACGTCGACCCGATGCGGGTGGCCACCCGCACCATCAGTGGCCTCTACGACGGCGCGACCACTGCCGAACTGGACCGGCTGTCCATCCAGACCGCCGCCGAGATGATCGGTGAGGAGCCGCAGTACTCGCGCCTCGCCGCGCGGCTGCTGGCCGGCTACGTCGACAAGGAGGTGCGTCGGCAGGGCATCACCTCGTTCAGCGCGGCGATCCGGGTCGGCCACGTCGAGGGCCTGATCGGTGACGACACCGCAGCGTTCGTCGCCGCACACGCCGCGACCCTCGACCACGCCATCGACCCGGACGGCGACCGCCGGTTCGAGTACTTCGGCCTGCGCACTGTGTACGACCGCTACCTGCTGCGCCACCCCACCAGCCGACTGGTGCTGGAGACCCCGCAGTACTGGCTGCTGCGGGTGGCCTGCGGGCTGTCCCGGACGGCGGACGAGGCGGTCGGCTTCTACCGGCTGATGTCCAGCCTGGCCTACCTGCCCAGCTCACCGACCTTGTTCAACTCCGGCACCCGGCACACCCAGATGTCCTCCTGCTACCTCGTCGACTCCCCGCTCGACGAGCTGGACTCGATCTACCAGCGGTACGCCCAGGTCGCCAACCTGTCCAAGTTCGCCGGTGGCATCGGCATCGCGTACTCCCGGGTCCGCTCCCGGGGCGCGCTGATCCGGGGCACGAACGGGCAGTCCAACGGGATCGTGCCGTGGCTGCGCACGCTGGACGCGAGCGTCGCCGCGGTCAACCAGGGTGGCCGGCGCAAGGGCGCGGCCTGCGTCTACCTGGAGCCGTGGCACCCGGACATCGAGGAGTTCCTGCAACTCCGCGACAACACCGGCGAGGACGCCCGGCGCACCCACAACCTCAACCTGGCCAACTGGATTCCGGACGAGTTCATGCGCCGGGTCGAGGCCGACGAGCTGTGGTCGCTGTTCGACCCGCACGAGGTGCCCGAGCTGCCCGACCTGTGGGGGGAGCGGTTCGACGCCGCGTACCGGCAGGCCGAGGCGCAGGGCCGCTACGTGCGGCAGGTCCCGGCACGGGAGCTGTACGGGAAGATGATGCGGACCCTCGCCCAGACCGGCAACGGGTGGATGACCTTCAAGGACGCCGCCAACCGCCTCTGCAACCAGACCGCCGAGCCGGGCAACGTCGTGCACCTGTCCAACCTCTGCACCGAGATCGTCGAGGTGTCCAGCGACGCCGAGACGGCCGTGTGCAACCTCGGTTCGGTGAATCTCGCCGCCCACCTCACCGACGGCGGCATCGACTGGGAGCGGCTGCGCGCCACGGTGCGGACCGCGGTGACCTTCCTCGACCGGGTCATCGACATCAACTACTACCCGACCGCGCAGGCGGCGGCGAGCAACCCGCGCTGGCGGCCGGTCGGGCTCGGGCTGATGGGCCTCCAGGACGTCTTCTTCGCGCTGCGGCTGCCGTTCGACTCGCCGGCCGCGCGGGAGCTGTCCACCCTGATCAGCGAGGAGCTGTACCTGACCGCGCTGGAGACCTCCGCCGACCTTGCCCGCGACTTCGGCGCGCATCCGGCGTACCCGCAGACCCGGGCCGCGCGGGGCCAGCTCCAGCCCGACCTGTGGGGCGTCGAGGGTACGCAGACCGCGCGGTGGGACGCGCTGCGCGAGCGGGTCGAGGCGTACGGGCTGCGCAACTCGTTGCTGGTGGCGGTCGCGCCGACAGCGACCATCGCCTCGATCGCCGGGTGCTACGAGTGCATCGAGCCGCAGGTGTCGAACCTGTTCAAGCGCGAGACCCTGTCGGGGGAGTTCCTCCAGGTCAACACCGCGCTGGTACGCGAACTCAAGGCCCGCGGTCTGTGGACCGAGCGGATCCGGTCGGCGATCAAGCGGGCGGAGGGGTCGGTGCAGGACATCGCCGAGCTGCCGGCCGGCGTACGGGAGCTGTTCCGCACCGCGTGGGAGCTGCCGCAGCGGGCGCTGATCGACCTGGCCGCCGCCCGCGCCCCGTTCATCGACCAGTCCCAGTCGCTGAACCTGTTCCTGGCCGCACCGACCATCGGCAAGCTCTCCTCGATGTACCTGTACGCCTGGAAGGCCGGGCTGAAGACCACCTACTACCTGCGGTCGCGTCCCGCCACGCGCATCCAGCAGGCCACCGTCAGCGCTGTCGCACCCGTCGCCGTCGACGCGGAGGCGCTGGCCTGCTCGCTGGAGAACCCCGAGTCGTGCGAGGCCTGCCAGTGA
- a CDS encoding ribonucleotide-diphosphate reductase subunit beta, translating into MLLDPGMDLTLRPMRYPHFFDRFRDAIRNTWTVEEVDLHADLADLDKLSPAERHLVSRLVAFFATGDTIVANNLVLNLYQHVNSPEGRLYLSRQLFEEAVHVQFYLNLLDTYVPDETERFEAFAAIENIPSIRRKAEFCFRWIDSLNDLRELRSREDRRTFLLNLICFAACIEGLFFYGAFAYVYFLRSRGLLHGLASGTNWVFRDESMHMAFAFDVVDTVRAEEPDLFDDDLADQVRRMLTEAVECEVQFAEDLLGHGVPGLTLADMREYLQHVADRRLAQLGIAPHYGSSNPFGFMELQDVQELSNFFERRVSAYQVGVTGTVAFDDDF; encoded by the coding sequence ATGCTGCTCGACCCCGGGATGGACCTCACTCTCCGCCCGATGCGCTACCCGCACTTCTTCGACCGGTTCCGCGACGCCATCCGCAACACCTGGACGGTCGAGGAGGTCGACCTGCACGCCGACCTCGCCGACCTGGACAAGCTGTCACCGGCCGAACGGCACCTGGTCAGCCGCCTGGTGGCGTTCTTCGCCACCGGCGACACGATCGTCGCCAACAACCTGGTGCTCAACCTCTACCAGCACGTCAACAGCCCCGAGGGTCGCCTCTACCTGTCCCGGCAGCTGTTCGAGGAGGCCGTGCACGTCCAGTTCTATCTCAACCTGCTCGACACGTACGTGCCCGACGAGACCGAGCGCTTCGAGGCCTTCGCCGCCATCGAGAACATCCCCTCGATCCGTCGTAAGGCCGAGTTCTGCTTCCGGTGGATCGACTCGCTGAACGACCTGCGCGAGCTGCGGTCCCGCGAGGACCGGCGGACGTTCCTGCTCAACCTGATCTGCTTCGCCGCCTGCATCGAGGGGTTGTTCTTCTACGGCGCGTTCGCGTACGTCTACTTCCTGCGCTCCCGCGGCCTGCTGCACGGCCTCGCCTCCGGCACCAACTGGGTGTTCCGCGACGAGTCCATGCACATGGCGTTCGCGTTCGACGTCGTCGACACCGTCCGCGCCGAGGAGCCGGACCTGTTCGACGACGACCTGGCCGACCAGGTCCGCCGAATGCTCACCGAGGCGGTCGAGTGTGAGGTGCAGTTCGCCGAGGACCTGTTGGGTCACGGCGTGCCCGGTCTGACGTTGGCCGACATGCGGGAGTACCTCCAGCACGTCGCCGACCGCCGCCTCGCCCAGCTCGGCATCGCGCCGCACTACGGGTCGAGCAACCCGTTCGGCTTCATGGAGTTGCAGGACGTGCAGGAGCTGTCCAACTTCTTCGAGAGGCGGGTGTCGGCGTACCAGGTCGGGGTGACCGGCACCGTCGCCTTCGACGACGACTTCTAG
- a CDS encoding GntR family transcriptional regulator, with protein sequence MPTERVDYRRIANEIAGKIKSGELAPGEKLSSTRELAEQYGVHISTINRVMTILKDRELVEGQPGKGVYVAEAQS encoded by the coding sequence ATGCCGACCGAGCGAGTGGACTACCGGCGGATCGCCAACGAGATCGCGGGAAAAATCAAGTCGGGTGAGCTTGCTCCGGGCGAGAAACTCTCGTCCACCCGTGAGCTGGCCGAGCAGTACGGCGTGCACATCTCCACCATCAACCGGGTCATGACGATTCTCAAAGACCGCGAGTTGGTCGAGGGCCAGCCAGGCAAAGGTGTCTACGTCGCAGAAGCCCAGAGCTGA